The following proteins are co-located in the bacterium genome:
- a CDS encoding CDP-alcohol phosphatidyltransferase family protein — MRRHAANLLSLSRVVLAPVFAAAALAAEQGASGWIAAAVFALVIASDAVDGRLARRFGTSSDAGRALDHGADIIFLLTAFAAYVWIGALSWWVPAAVGVAFALYVVDWRRPSARGPRWGADRIGHLGGVGNWVLLGVLIGNHTVGLGWLPPPVMRLLFALVLLYSAAAIAGRLAARR, encoded by the coding sequence GTGCGTCGCCACGCCGCCAATCTCCTGTCGCTGTCGCGGGTCGTGCTGGCGCCCGTGTTCGCCGCGGCGGCGCTGGCGGCCGAGCAGGGCGCGTCGGGATGGATCGCGGCGGCGGTGTTCGCGCTGGTCATTGCCAGCGACGCCGTCGATGGACGGCTGGCGCGCCGGTTCGGCACGTCGTCCGACGCCGGCCGCGCCCTCGATCATGGCGCCGACATCATCTTTCTGCTCACCGCCTTTGCCGCCTACGTGTGGATCGGCGCTCTGTCGTGGTGGGTGCCGGCGGCGGTCGGTGTCGCCTTCGCCCTGTACGTCGTCGACTGGCGCCGGCCGTCGGCGCGGGGACCGCGCTGGGGTGCCGATCGCATCGGGCACCTCGGTGGCGTCGGCAACTGGGTGCTGCTCGGCGTGCTGATCGGCAACCACACCGTCGGTCTCGGGTGGCTGCCGCCGCCGGTGATGCGGCTGCTGTTCGCGCTCGTGCTCCTGTACTCGGCGGCGGCCATCGCCGGACGGTTGGCGGCGCGCCGCTGA